A stretch of the Filimonas lacunae genome encodes the following:
- a CDS encoding DUF4959 domain-containing protein, protein MNLLYKRAYTLLMAATWLAAQPACKKTDGYNDIVSDDTSKPGVVTNVRVTNFNGGAYITYNLPSSKNILYVQAEYKINDHASRQTKSSFYSDSLTVSGFAKSQDYTVTLYAVSRAQVKSDPVQITVHPDTPPYLLVLPTIVLSNDFGGVNIRVTNKSKANLGIITIQPDAVTKKMEIINQNYTNQDSINYSIRGYDTTTYRFGVYITDQWGNISDTVYANIKPIYEVMMTKSLFKAMKFPSDVGTDFGWEMPYLWDNNTGSPGFHSTFPSSVPLPKWLTFDMGQSAKLSRYNAWFRGIDGSNNFLWASGAPQTWVIWGRNTDAVDETLPGDTLALPAVGQATPNGWINMGMYHLPAQPSGLIAPQYTNADLAYWNAGFPFNFDLNLPKVRYLRFECFTNAGGSNEFFNMMELSFWGDPR, encoded by the coding sequence ATGAACCTACTATACAAACGGGCTTATACACTGCTGATGGCCGCCACCTGGCTGGCCGCGCAACCTGCCTGCAAAAAAACAGATGGTTATAACGATATAGTATCAGACGATACCAGCAAACCAGGTGTAGTAACCAATGTTAGAGTAACCAACTTTAATGGCGGCGCTTACATCACTTACAACCTCCCTTCGTCTAAAAACATTTTATATGTGCAGGCGGAGTATAAAATAAATGACCACGCCAGTCGTCAAACGAAATCATCTTTTTATTCGGACAGCCTTACTGTAAGCGGCTTTGCCAAAAGCCAGGATTACACCGTAACACTATACGCCGTATCACGCGCGCAGGTAAAATCCGATCCGGTACAAATAACTGTACATCCTGATACGCCACCTTACCTGTTGGTGCTGCCCACCATTGTATTAAGCAATGATTTTGGAGGTGTAAACATTCGCGTTACCAACAAAAGCAAAGCCAACCTGGGCATTATCACTATCCAGCCCGATGCGGTTACTAAAAAGATGGAGATCATCAACCAGAACTATACCAACCAGGATTCTATCAACTACAGCATTCGAGGGTACGACACCACTACATACCGCTTTGGGGTATACATTACCGATCAGTGGGGTAATATTTCCGACACGGTATATGCCAACATCAAACCTATCTATGAAGTGATGATGACTAAATCATTGTTCAAAGCCATGAAATTTCCTTCCGATGTAGGTACCGACTTTGGTTGGGAAATGCCCTACCTGTGGGATAACAACACCGGCTCGCCCGGCTTTCACTCCACCTTTCCCAGCTCAGTACCTTTGCCTAAATGGCTCACTTTTGACATGGGACAAAGCGCCAAGCTCAGCCGCTACAATGCCTGGTTCAGAGGTATTGACGGCAGCAACAACTTTCTGTGGGCATCCGGCGCACCACAAACCTGGGTAATATGGGGTAGAAACACAGATGCCGTGGATGAAACATTACCAGGCGACACATTGGCTTTACCCGCCGTAGGCCAGGCTACACCAAACGGATGGATTAATATGGGCATGTATCATTTGCCGGCACAACCTTCTGGCCTGATAGCCCCGCAATACACCAATGCCGATCTGGCTTACTGGAATGCAGGCTTTCCATTCAACTTTGATTTAAACCTGCCCAAAGTAAGATACCTGCGCTTTGAGTGTTTTACCAACGCAGGCGGCAGTAACGAATTCTTTAACATGATGGAATTAAGCTTCTGGGGCGATCCCCGGTAA
- a CDS encoding DUF4998 domain-containing protein produces the protein MKRNIFMITIAAGLFLTAACSKKATDYRSFLNGEELIYPGAVTNVTVMPGNGRLMLAWTPSPDPGIAKYVVYWNNYNDSVVIKATTHNASDTVKTLINNLSEYNYSFYINSFDSSGNKSITTTVNNARSYGAIYQSTLYNRLPDASTPFVVNDDKTVTLNFTTPDTINITTTIHYTNAAGAPSVINIGPGAKTVTLPSFLSGSKVTYQSSYIPAKYAIDTFTVAVADTFPEIFRIVVCNKSLFKEMPLPGDAGVYESQTSVSRLWDGSTTPQQYPNIYHSNDAQKIPLALSFDMGAVYNHLLTLEETGRSGSYHSPDNFEIWGIADTTNAITPLPTQNSGWTADMQTKGWTLLLTAKRGDDGVAAMKFTVMDNPPPVRFIRMRILHVASNSDNSANMSELTFWNKE, from the coding sequence ATGAAACGCAACATATTCATGATCACTATAGCAGCCGGCTTGTTCCTCACAGCCGCCTGCAGCAAAAAAGCAACCGACTACCGGTCTTTTTTAAATGGCGAAGAGCTTATCTATCCCGGCGCAGTTACCAACGTAACCGTTATGCCAGGCAATGGCCGCCTGATGCTTGCATGGACACCCAGCCCCGACCCCGGCATTGCCAAATACGTGGTGTACTGGAACAACTACAACGATTCTGTAGTAATCAAAGCCACCACCCACAATGCCAGCGATACGGTAAAAACCTTGATCAATAACCTTTCGGAATACAACTATTCTTTTTATATTAATTCATTCGATAGCAGTGGTAACAAATCTATTACCACTACGGTAAACAATGCGCGCTCATACGGAGCTATCTACCAAAGCACATTATACAACCGCCTGCCGGATGCATCCACCCCTTTTGTGGTAAACGACGACAAAACAGTAACGCTGAATTTTACCACACCCGACACTATCAACATTACTACTACCATCCACTATACCAATGCAGCAGGTGCGCCTTCTGTAATAAACATTGGCCCCGGTGCCAAAACAGTAACCCTGCCCTCTTTCCTGTCAGGCTCAAAAGTCACCTACCAATCTTCTTATATTCCGGCAAAGTATGCAATAGACACTTTTACAGTGGCTGTAGCAGACACCTTCCCCGAAATATTCCGGATTGTAGTATGTAACAAAAGTTTGTTCAAAGAAATGCCCTTACCCGGCGATGCAGGCGTGTATGAATCACAAACCTCTGTAAGCAGGTTATGGGATGGCTCTACTACTCCACAGCAATACCCCAACATCTACCATAGCAACGATGCACAAAAAATTCCATTAGCATTAAGCTTTGATATGGGTGCTGTATACAACCACTTGTTAACACTGGAAGAAACAGGCAGATCGGGCAGCTATCACAGTCCGGATAATTTTGAAATATGGGGCATTGCCGATACCACCAATGCCATTACACCCTTGCCCACTCAAAACAGCGGCTGGACAGCGGATATGCAAACCAAAGGCTGGACTTTATTGTTAACAGCCAAAAGAGGAGACGATGGCGTGGCTGCCATGAAGTTTACTGTCATGGACAACCCACCGCCTGTTCGCTTTATCAGAATGCGCATACTGCATGTGGCCAGCAACTCCGACAATTCGGCCAACATGAGTGAGCTTACTTTTTGGAACAAAGAATAA